The following are encoded in a window of Spiroplasma tabanidicola genomic DNA:
- a CDS encoding glycine--tRNA ligase, with product MKIEMEKLIAHLKSMGFVFQGSEIYGGLANSWDYGPLGAELKNNLKQAWWDFFIKKNPYNIGLDTSIIMNSKVWQASGHVGNFNDPLLDCKNCKSRWRADKLIEEKFLDLNVGGWSDTQLEDFIKEKQIKCPKCEKCDFTNIRKFELMFKTNQGVVEDASSIVYLRPETAQGIFVQYKNAQRTLRKQLPFGIGQIGKSFRNEITPGNFIFRTREFEQMELEFFFSPNDSKDWFEYWLNQVQEFLDNIVKISKENYILREHDKEELAHYSSRTVDIEFKFPFGIGELWGIANRGNFDLSQHQKVSGEDLTYLDPNTNEKYLAHVIEPSVGVERLLLAIFCQSYKEEKLDNGERIVMQLPVNLAPYKIAILPLQKQQIDKSLEVYEHINKNLNIACTFDEKGNIGKRYRRQDAIGTPYCITIDFDTQNDNCVTIRNRDTMEQERISIPDLNSYLKNKLS from the coding sequence ATGAAAATCGAAATGGAAAAGCTAATTGCACACCTTAAATCTATGGGGTTTGTATTTCAAGGTTCAGAAATTTATGGAGGGCTTGCTAATTCTTGAGATTATGGTCCACTTGGAGCAGAACTTAAAAATAATTTAAAACAAGCGTGATGAGATTTTTTTATTAAAAAAAATCCTTATAATATTGGTCTTGATACTTCTATTATAATGAATTCAAAAGTTTGACAAGCTAGTGGTCATGTAGGTAATTTTAATGATCCATTATTGGATTGTAAAAACTGCAAATCTAGATGAAGAGCTGACAAATTAATCGAAGAAAAATTTTTAGATTTAAATGTTGGGGGTTGAAGTGATACTCAACTTGAAGATTTTATTAAAGAAAAACAAATAAAATGTCCTAAATGTGAGAAATGTGATTTTACAAATATAAGAAAATTTGAATTAATGTTTAAAACTAATCAAGGAGTTGTAGAAGATGCAAGTTCAATAGTTTATTTAAGACCAGAAACTGCACAAGGAATATTTGTTCAATACAAAAATGCGCAAAGAACTCTTCGTAAACAACTACCATTTGGAATTGGACAAATTGGTAAATCATTTAGAAATGAAATAACACCTGGAAATTTTATTTTTAGAACAAGAGAGTTTGAACAAATGGAGTTAGAGTTCTTCTTTTCACCAAATGATTCAAAAGACTGATTTGAATATTGACTTAATCAAGTACAAGAATTTTTAGATAATATAGTAAAAATAAGTAAAGAAAATTATATTTTAAGAGAACATGATAAAGAAGAACTTGCTCATTACTCATCAAGAACAGTTGATATTGAATTTAAATTTCCATTTGGAATTGGTGAATTATGAGGAATTGCAAATAGAGGGAATTTTGATTTGTCTCAGCATCAAAAAGTAAGTGGAGAAGATCTTACTTATTTAGATCCAAATACTAATGAAAAATATTTAGCTCATGTAATCGAACCAAGTGTTGGAGTTGAAAGATTATTATTGGCTATATTTTGTCAAAGTTATAAAGAAGAAAAACTTGATAATGGAGAAAGAATTGTGATGCAACTTCCAGTTAATTTAGCTCCTTATAAAATTGCTATCCTACCTTTACAAAAACAACAAATAGATAAAAGTTTAGAAGTATATGAACATATTAATAAAAATTTAAATATAGCTTGTACTTTTGACGAAAAAGGTAACATAGGAAAAAGATATCGTAGACAAGATGCAATAGGAACTCCATATTGTATAACAATTGATTTTGATACTCAAAATGATAATTGTGTAACGATTAGAAATAGAGATACTATGGAACAAGAAAGAATATCAATACCAGATTTAAATAGCTATTTAAAAAACAAATTATCATAA
- the recO gene encoding DNA repair protein RecO: MAAIKIEGFVLNSYDYDDYAKVIKVYSKQYGVLSFFAPGVNKEASKNKYSIQTLSYSDFEIFKSRSDNKISKLKTGNLKKEYFNIAKTYVNYVYVSVTISMIEQLSVPGFQNYKIYNAFKTMLENIDNNINVFNNYVLFLLFYIQNSEYKFNLNYCSRCKKRDYPIVRFEYSDKTLVCKRCLWPGEIIQPLSFVNILSNFNKHTFNYLVDQRYNAVDIIVLHNLMLDYLESDLGIFISGSRILKNSASTFISEVNAIQYK, translated from the coding sequence ATGGCAGCTATAAAAATAGAAGGATTTGTTTTGAATAGTTATGATTATGATGATTATGCAAAAGTAATAAAAGTATATTCAAAACAATATGGAGTTCTATCTTTTTTTGCTCCAGGGGTTAATAAAGAAGCTTCTAAAAATAAGTATTCAATACAAACTTTAAGTTATAGTGATTTTGAAATTTTTAAAAGTAGAAGTGATAATAAAATCAGTAAATTAAAAACTGGTAATTTAAAAAAAGAGTATTTTAATATTGCAAAAACTTATGTTAATTATGTTTATGTAAGTGTAACAATAAGTATGATAGAACAATTATCAGTTCCTGGTTTTCAAAACTATAAAATATATAATGCTTTTAAAACTATGCTAGAAAACATTGATAATAACATCAATGTTTTTAATAACTATGTACTATTTTTATTATTTTATATTCAAAATAGTGAGTATAAATTTAATTTAAACTATTGTTCAAGATGCAAAAAAAGAGACTATCCAATTGTAAGGTTTGAATATAGCGATAAAACTTTGGTATGTAAACGATGTTTATGACCAGGAGAAATTATTCAACCACTCTCTTTTGTAAATATTCTTTCAAACTTCAATAAACATACATTTAACTATTTAGTAGATCAAAGATATAATGCAGTTGATATTATAGTTTTACATAATCTTATGTTAGATTATTTAGAGAGTGATTTAGGCATATTTATAAGCGGTTCAAGAATACTAAAAAATAGTGCATCTACTTTCATAAGTGAAGTAAATGCTATACAATATAAATAA